A genomic stretch from Desulfurococcaceae archaeon MEX13E-LK6-19 includes:
- a CDS encoding right-handed parallel beta-helix repeat-containing protein, giving the protein MYIRNKIFSSLAMLSLVILSIAAPLTSVYAIGGNENTIVDEGFNELAASNDLIETYGIADHEPIVIIGDGNFTEENGVVSGSGTIDDPYVIEGWRIYGGDDAGIIIINTTKYFIIRNCSITTGEYGSGIIFDNVSHAWIKDTIISGRGYGVEIYGSRNVMLENISIRGEEGINVYDSNNVSLERLDVYTQFEALYVYNTTTVSIMSSYIASRYGDVVGFDYCDDVVFYNSTLGLTSYYSDYIYVIMSSNIVMKKLYIEEMNWNYFLELWDSSNIVVDNIIIDDVGYTDRLYELYDSVNVSITNTYASNIYEVLYAKNISGLHVVNNTFTNVRYGISLIGVSHAYMRNNSLTGDDIEEAFYFRGYSDEDYYTNYIDESNTVNNLSIIYYVNKTGVILNETYVAVILVGVENSTVSSIIKGQLLFYKVANIVVNDTTVEEFSMYSSENVVIENTLFKEWFGYAYIIDSRNVSLHRSVLACDIYIGSSSGVIIKEDQLYYNWRSSSIFVVNSSHVVITDIISSSKYSYISIENSSNVSVIDVVLENSLKGIVLKNSLDCILTNISITGRGRLWIYGRDYRYFIHTISSVYINEYPIYYAVGLNTSVPDFGNSTEAILVNSTISINDIDMTINNPTTDLILANTVINIDNSTVTVNGLKYMQLSAGSMLVADNSSLIFDTIPSSYDGLIYVYDLSSVLINSTHIINKAYAPIFYVSKARIVIENSDINLLYGPLLHAISYEGGEILLINNTIDYGYWYFIILMGSHRGRWNATINISNNSIIGTGFYFVRINGNISITRNNITGTEYGETYVLYVYRSRNIVFSDNIIYNGHIYAYYTSDTIFRRNVFNNTLYRIFSWYPALEIRYGYNISVEQNVFHGVYHHVIYVSGSSQNLYISSNIIDADIRYIGIFATHSVVYNNTLKGIGNGIGMIVEDSIVENNTVSGFITGVFSLGDAVIMRNNIFNNSILNLLDYYGTSIIDSTNTLDGRRILVIENATGGVYDASQYAMVIIRNSSDVTITNVNSSKNSPIVNIYGSKNIVVKEGNIQYYNISILAEFGYIKPINIIYSSNVTVENTNITSDSVTSLWVFSIYSSNISYKNMILANTSVSAEYCDGLLYISGVNVENSLVEFYSVQNIIVKDTYMDGVYITVQEASNVTIYNTYIEPKWIMYNPPSFSVEDVEYFYAEKLFVIKDSQVGLDTVFSNNELVYINDSKLDRIEGSSDVLFIQNSSLNELYWRNGDRVVVVNTSVGNGFVDVRRVENVFFDGVYCNGLSGGIFIAYARDLAVNELVIYNSSTGLYLYNVENTFLNDIVMDNVTYGFGFYSEDLYDYGRIHVDNVSINGRQLVYYANTTIADIRNIDAVSIILYNVSRARIANVDIGETGTGIVVLFSGKVFIGNVSMGELSWSIAGLSSLATGISIYDSSVFISNISIEKSYKGIVVNEYNKRSSIEIINASIYALSTGIELSNCIYCTVSKSDLKIRGSVIGVYINGGTEESYVGIHDTTIRGVVRYTGSRGIFIDRIKGTIDIDNVSIINLTIGIDVDYPTSKIIIRNSFIDTKYSILGSALDNTFIFNNTISALYTAIKFRESTNVAIVANNITAGRSGVIAYSSNNILVDDNIVYGGYESIYLLLCRNFVISRNNLTVSNPSSYYSMYLYRTSYGLIYMNSIYGGVGIYGDNVSLTTPYNVSYVYNGTTYYGVLGNYWIWYSGNDTDGNGVGDTPYIIEGYNDTAPLIKPHNYYVVSRDITLSSLNETIITKQDEPERIVVNVTNNGPLYEFVILECAEGYAGMFNAIVLEPFESRLVDLWYWNSEPGNYTIEVKACLLGPNGDIDRTYVDVVVIERIVDFSISLISPSTEARVYVGDTVEFNVTIENNGTEPWWFYAITSHGVVTPAKLYLEPNDTGVFTITFTPTEPCLYTIKVVIYALDKPEVNKTVVLTVEAIEPIASFSVTPLESNKTVHVNETIVHLFKITNTGNIADNYTITSEGGVLNTTSISLAPGESKWFSLEFSSSKPGVYTIAVTITSSLNSSLSVTVYATTTVYVVRVIEIESIVPSETQVVEQGEDVVYNITIVNKGEQVETIYGWSSRGIVEPGQLIIEPNETGVFTVTVSSDEISEPGEYTVLFRAYSVDEEVIVEKNLTIIVVAPPTTTTTTTTTTTTTMTTATTTTMQPNTASTTTTTTQPEEMSTEALIAISLMMLLVIAAAVTFLRRKRLF; this is encoded by the coding sequence TTGTACATACGTAACAAGATATTCTCTTCTCTAGCCATGTTATCACTAGTCATACTCTCTATAGCAGCGCCATTAACAAGCGTGTATGCCATAGGTGGAAATGAGAACACTATAGTTGATGAAGGTTTTAATGAATTGGCCGCTAGTAATGATCTCATAGAAACTTATGGTATTGCTGATCATGAACCTATCGTTATTATTGGAGATGGGAACTTTACTGAAGAAAATGGTGTTGTGAGTGGCTCGGGTACTATTGATGATCCTTATGTTATAGAGGGATGGAGAATATATGGTGGAGATGATGCGGGTATAATTATTATTAATACTACTAAGTATTTTATCATAAGAAACTGTAGCATTACTACCGGAGAGTATGGGAGCGGTATAATTTTCGATAACGTGTCTCATGCATGGATAAAAGATACTATTATCTCTGGGAGAGGATATGGTGTCGAAATATATGGTTCTAGGAATGTAATGTTGGAGAATATTAGTATTCGTGGGGAAGAAGGAATTAATGTGTATGATAGCAATAATGTTAGTCTAGAACGCTTAGATGTATACACTCAATTTGAGGCATTGTATGTTTACAATACGACTACTGTTAGTATAATGAGTAGCTATATAGCAAGCCGTTATGGGGATGTCGTTGGTTTTGACTATTGTGACGATGTAGTATTCTATAACAGCACATTAGGCCTGACAAGCTATTATAGCGACTACATATACGTTATTATGTCCAGTAATATTGTCATGAAGAAGCTATATATTGAGGAGATGAATTGGAACTACTTCCTGGAGCTATGGGATTCTTCCAATATTGTTGTAGATAATATCATTATAGATGATGTTGGATATACAGACAGACTATATGAACTCTATGATTCTGTAAACGTTAGTATTACAAATACTTATGCCTCAAATATCTACGAAGTACTATATGCAAAGAACATAAGCGGGTTACATGTGGTCAATAATACATTTACTAATGTAAGGTATGGCATATCTCTTATTGGAGTATCTCACGCCTATATGAGGAATAATAGTTTGACTGGAGACGATATCGAGGAGGCATTTTATTTCAGAGGCTATAGTGATGAAGATTATTATACGAATTATATTGATGAATCAAATACTGTTAACAACCTCTCGATAATATACTATGTAAATAAAACAGGAGTTATTCTTAACGAGACATATGTTGCAGTAATACTTGTCGGAGTAGAAAACAGTACCGTATCATCAATTATTAAAGGACAACTATTGTTCTATAAGGTAGCCAATATCGTGGTTAATGATACTACTGTAGAAGAATTTAGTATGTATTCCTCGGAAAACGTAGTTATCGAAAATACTCTCTTCAAGGAATGGTTTGGATACGCCTACATAATTGACTCAAGAAATGTTTCATTACATAGATCGGTACTTGCTTGCGACATATACATTGGGTCTTCCAGTGGAGTTATTATTAAAGAAGATCAATTATACTATAATTGGCGCAGTTCCTCTATCTTTGTGGTTAATTCCTCGCATGTGGTCATAACTGATATAATAAGTAGTTCTAAATACTCATACATAAGCATTGAAAATAGTAGTAATGTAAGTGTAATTGATGTTGTTCTAGAGAATAGCTTGAAAGGAATAGTATTGAAGAATTCACTAGACTGCATTCTCACTAATATATCGATAACAGGACGAGGTAGGCTATGGATCTATGGTAGAGACTATAGATACTTTATACACACAATATCGTCTGTATACATAAATGAGTACCCGATATACTATGCTGTGGGATTGAATACTTCAGTGCCTGACTTCGGTAATTCTACTGAGGCAATACTTGTTAACTCGACGATAAGTATTAATGATATTGACATGACTATAAATAATCCTACAACAGATCTTATACTAGCCAATACTGTAATCAATATAGACAATTCAACAGTCACGGTTAACGGTCTTAAATATATGCAGTTATCAGCTGGTAGCATGCTTGTAGCCGATAATTCTAGTCTAATATTTGATACGATACCCAGTAGCTACGATGGCTTGATCTATGTGTATGACTTATCAAGTGTACTCATTAACAGTACGCATATCATTAATAAAGCGTATGCGCCAATATTTTATGTATCCAAGGCAAGAATTGTTATAGAGAATAGTGATATAAACTTATTGTATGGTCCACTGCTACATGCTATATCCTATGAGGGCGGAGAAATACTGCTTATAAATAATACAATAGATTATGGATATTGGTATTTCATTATCTTAATGGGTAGTCATAGAGGGCGATGGAATGCAACGATCAATATAAGTAACAATAGTATAATAGGTACTGGTTTCTATTTCGTCCGTATCAATGGTAATATTAGTATTACTAGAAACAATATTACTGGAACGGAATACGGGGAAACCTATGTATTATACGTTTATAGAAGCAGAAACATAGTCTTCTCAGATAATATAATATATAATGGGCACATATATGCATACTATACATCAGACACTATATTTAGAAGAAACGTATTCAATAACACGCTTTATAGAATATTTTCATGGTATCCAGCACTCGAGATAAGATATGGATACAACATTAGCGTTGAGCAAAACGTATTTCATGGAGTATATCATCATGTGATTTATGTCAGTGGTTCTTCGCAAAATCTTTATATTTCATCAAATATCATTGACGCAGATATAAGGTATATAGGGATTTTTGCTACACATTCAGTGGTCTATAATAATACATTAAAAGGTATTGGAAACGGTATTGGTATGATTGTAGAGGATTCTATTGTTGAAAACAATACTGTGAGTGGCTTCATTACAGGAGTGTTTAGTTTAGGAGACGCTGTCATTATGAGGAATAATATATTCAATAACAGTATACTAAACCTCTTGGATTACTATGGGACTAGCATTATTGATTCAACGAATACTCTGGATGGAAGAAGAATTCTCGTGATCGAGAATGCTACTGGCGGAGTATATGATGCTAGCCAGTATGCTATGGTTATTATACGGAATTCCAGTGATGTCACGATAACTAACGTTAATTCATCGAAGAACTCGCCCATAGTAAACATATATGGTTCCAAGAACATAGTCGTGAAAGAAGGTAATATCCAGTACTATAACATCAGTATTCTCGCTGAATTTGGTTACATTAAGCCCATCAATATAATTTACTCGTCAAACGTAACAGTAGAGAATACCAACATAACTTCAGATTCAGTTACTAGTTTATGGGTTTTCAGCATTTATTCAAGCAATATAAGCTATAAGAATATGATACTTGCCAATACATCTGTTAGTGCAGAATATTGTGATGGTCTTCTATACATTAGTGGAGTTAATGTAGAGAATAGTCTTGTAGAGTTCTATTCTGTGCAAAACATAATTGTTAAAGATACCTACATGGACGGTGTTTATATTACCGTCCAAGAAGCAAGTAATGTCACTATATACAACACGTATATTGAGCCTAAGTGGATAATGTATAATCCTCCATCATTTAGTGTCGAGGATGTAGAGTACTTCTATGCGGAGAAACTCTTTGTCATCAAGGATTCCCAAGTGGGGTTAGACACGGTATTCTCTAACAATGAGTTGGTCTACATTAATGACTCCAAGCTAGATCGTATCGAAGGATCGTCCGATGTGTTGTTTATACAGAATTCTTCTCTCAATGAGCTGTATTGGAGGAATGGAGATAGAGTAGTAGTTGTGAATACAAGTGTTGGAAACGGTTTTGTTGATGTACGTCGTGTAGAAAACGTGTTCTTTGATGGAGTGTATTGTAACGGGTTATCCGGAGGGATATTTATAGCATATGCAAGGGATCTTGCTGTAAATGAGTTGGTGATATACAATAGTAGTACTGGTTTGTACTTGTATAATGTTGAGAACACGTTTCTCAACGATATAGTCATGGATAACGTGACTTACGGTTTTGGGTTCTATTCAGAAGACCTGTATGATTATGGTAGAATCCATGTTGATAACGTTAGTATTAATGGTAGACAACTAGTCTACTATGCCAATACAACAATAGCTGATATAAGAAACATAGATGCTGTATCGATTATTCTCTACAATGTCTCTCGGGCTAGAATAGCCAATGTAGATATTGGCGAGACTGGTACAGGAATAGTTGTATTGTTTTCAGGTAAGGTATTCATAGGAAACGTTAGCATGGGCGAGCTATCTTGGAGTATTGCTGGACTGTCTTCACTAGCTACAGGAATAAGCATCTACGATAGCTCTGTTTTCATCAGTAATATTAGTATAGAAAAAAGCTACAAAGGCATAGTGGTCAATGAATACAATAAGCGTAGTAGTATAGAAATAATAAATGCTTCAATATACGCGTTGTCAACAGGTATCGAGTTAAGTAATTGTATTTACTGTACTGTTTCCAAAAGCGATCTAAAGATTAGGGGTAGTGTTATAGGAGTCTACATTAACGGTGGCACAGAGGAGTCATATGTAGGAATACATGATACTACGATTAGAGGCGTTGTTAGGTATACTGGTTCTAGAGGAATATTTATCGATAGGATAAAGGGTACTATTGATATAGACAATGTATCTATAATAAATCTCACCATAGGTATTGACGTCGACTACCCTACATCGAAGATAATAATTAGGAACTCTTTCATAGATACAAAATATTCAATACTCGGGAGTGCATTGGATAACACGTTCATATTCAATAATACGATCTCAGCATTGTATACTGCAATAAAGTTTAGAGAATCAACAAATGTTGCTATCGTAGCTAATAATATAACAGCTGGGAGAAGTGGTGTTATAGCTTATAGTAGCAATAACATACTTGTTGATGATAATATAGTGTATGGTGGATATGAATCAATATACTTGCTGTTATGTAGAAACTTCGTAATATCGAGAAACAACTTGACTGTATCGAACCCGTCATCCTACTACAGTATGTATCTTTACAGAACAAGCTATGGATTAATCTACATGAACTCTATTTACGGTGGAGTGGGAATTTATGGCGACAATGTATCGCTTACAACACCATACAATGTGTCCTATGTCTATAATGGTACTACGTATTATGGAGTACTTGGTAATTATTGGATCTGGTATTCTGGAAACGATACTGATGGTAACGGTGTAGGTGATACACCTTACATCATAGAGGGGTACAATGATACGGCACCACTAATAAAACCACATAACTACTACGTTGTCTCCAGGGACATTACGTTATCTAGTTTAAATGAGACAATCATTACGAAACAAGATGAGCCGGAAAGAATAGTTGTTAATGTGACCAATAATGGGCCGTTATACGAGTTTGTTATTCTGGAGTGTGCCGAAGGATATGCTGGTATGTTTAATGCTATTGTACTGGAGCCTTTTGAGAGCAGACTAGTAGACTTATGGTACTGGAATAGTGAGCCAGGTAATTATACTATTGAAGTTAAAGCATGCTTGCTTGGCCCCAATGGAGATATTGATAGAACTTATGTTGATGTTGTCGTCATAGAGAGAATAGTTGACTTCAGCATATCTCTGATCAGCCCATCTACCGAAGCCAGAGTATATGTTGGTGATACAGTTGAATTCAATGTGACTATAGAAAACAATGGCACTGAGCCATGGTGGTTCTATGCCATAACAAGTCACGGGGTAGTTACTCCTGCTAAGCTATATCTCGAACCAAACGATACAGGTGTCTTCACAATAACATTCACGCCCACAGAACCATGTCTCTATACTATCAAGGTAGTAATATATGCTCTTGATAAACCCGAGGTAAACAAAACTGTTGTACTGACCGTGGAGGCGATCGAGCCTATAGCCAGCTTTAGTGTTACTCCCCTAGAGAGTAATAAGACAGTTCATGTTAATGAGACTATAGTCCATTTATTCAAGATCACTAATACCGGTAATATAGCTGACAACTATACGATCACGTCGGAGGGAGGAGTACTAAATACAACGAGTATATCTCTGGCTCCCGGTGAAAGCAAGTGGTTTAGCCTAGAGTTTTCTTCAAGTAAACCAGGTGTCTACACAATAGCAGTAACAATAACATCATCTCTAAACAGCTCTCTATCAGTAACTGTTTACGCTACGACAACAGTTTATGTAGTTAGAGTTATTGAGATAGAGAGTATAGTGCCTTCTGAGACTCAGGTAGTGGAGCAGGGAGAAGATGTCGTCTACAACATAACTATCGTGAACAAGGGAGAACAAGTAGAGACAATATATGGCTGGTCTAGCCGAGGTATTGTGGAGCCAGGACAATTAATCATAGAACCAAACGAGACTGGAGTATTCACAGTAACAGTGTCATCTGACGAGATAAGTGAGCCTGGTGAATACACTGTACTGTTTAGAGCGTATAGTGTTGATGAGGAGGTTATCGTAGAGAAGAACCTTACAATAATAGTCGTAGCACCACCAACTACTACCACAACCACGACCACCACTACTACAACAACTATGACTACCGCGACAACGACAACGATGCAACCCAATACCGCGTCAACAACCACGACCACAACTCAACCAGAGGAAATGAGTACAGAAGCCTTGATAGCCATATCTTTAATGATGTTACTCGTAATTGCCGCGGCAGTAACATTTCTACGCAGGAAAAGACTGTTCTAG
- a CDS encoding glycosyltransferase — MVEYGVSVVTTTYNERAYVKPFVERVRKVLSGIDHEIIIVDDNSPDGTYVLAREYADRALLKKREGQTKGLLYGIRTAKYPIVVTLDVDLENPPELIPVLVKVFLEKNYDLLVASRTVLPRFSERLASRVLGRIIGVHDIFSNYRVYKRDLFIDMNPRFGETFGAEMLVYAKKRGYRIGEYFYNPPPRRKNPRIGGRVRANIRILYALLKTLLLALS; from the coding sequence TTGGTAGAGTATGGAGTATCTGTTGTTACAACAACTTATAACGAACGGGCTTACGTTAAGCCTTTTGTTGAACGTGTGAGGAAAGTACTTAGTGGTATTGATCATGAGATAATTATTGTTGATGATAATTCTCCTGATGGAACATATGTTTTGGCTCGTGAATACGCTGATCGGGCATTGTTGAAGAAACGTGAAGGGCAGACCAAGGGTCTTCTCTATGGTATAAGGACAGCTAAGTACCCTATTGTTGTGACACTCGACGTGGACTTGGAGAACCCGCCTGAGCTGATTCCTGTGCTCGTTAAGGTTTTCTTGGAGAAGAACTACGATCTTCTTGTTGCATCGAGGACAGTGTTGCCTAGGTTCTCTGAGAGACTAGCTTCTAGAGTACTTGGTAGGATTATCGGTGTACATGATATTTTCTCTAACTACAGGGTGTATAAGAGAGATCTATTCATAGACATGAACCCGAGGTTCGGCGAGACTTTCGGTGCCGAGATGCTCGTCTATGCGAAGAAGAGAGGGTATAGGATCGGGGAATACTTCTACAACCCGCCTCCTAGAAGGAAGAATCCACGGATAGGAGGTCGTGTAAGAGCTAACATAAGAATATTGTACGCGTTACTCAAGACACTTCTTCTAGCATTGTCGTAG
- a CDS encoding DUF4129 domain-containing protein, whose translation MTWLDGRHGFPRPVGGGDIVTNTTGSFGVFEEVIKHVNESGIVVPSVPYNLKDLFTLVGMAAGLFLVFLLIYALVVGKFFFIEKPIRFIAPFDKKDVPTYSIVREYYYTGLRRIIRELYLSFLARLHSIGVMLKPGYTPREVARAAKTLIGDFGYKVARLYEELMYSRKQPTTRDVEEFKKVVSRDEH comes from the coding sequence ATGACTTGGCTTGACGGTAGGCATGGTTTTCCGAGACCTGTTGGCGGCGGGGATATTGTTACTAATACTACGGGTTCTTTTGGTGTCTTTGAGGAGGTTATCAAGCATGTTAATGAGTCTGGTATTGTTGTTCCTTCTGTTCCATATAATCTTAAAGATCTATTTACGCTTGTAGGTATGGCTGCTGGTTTGTTTCTAGTTTTCCTTCTCATATATGCTCTCGTTGTTGGGAAGTTTTTCTTTATAGAGAAGCCTATTAGGTTCATAGCTCCATTCGATAAGAAGGATGTGCCAACTTATAGTATTGTACGTGAATACTATTATACTGGGTTAAGAAGAATTATTAGGGAATTGTATCTAAGCTTTTTGGCTAGACTTCATAGTATTGGAGTCATGTTGAAGCCCGGCTATACTCCACGAGAAGTGGCTCGTGCAGCAAAGACTTTGATAGGCGACTTTGGGTACAAGGTTGCTAGACTCTATGAGGAGCTAATGTATAGTCGGAAACAGCCGACGACTCGTGATGTAGAGGAGTTCAAGAAGGTTGTTAGCCGTGATGAGCACTAA
- a CDS encoding MoxR family ATPase: protein MIANGHVMLEGVPGVAKTTIAKAIASAFNLEFKRIQFTPDLLPSDIIGTMVYKGGVFEFHKGPIFANIVLVDEINRASPKTQSALLEAMQERQVTVWGKTYKLPDPFIVLATLNPVEYEGVYPLSEAQIDRFLAKIIIGYPTRDEAVEILDRLKTIEEWPIEPIASGKDIIYAREKLWEVHVDRNIKYYIVDIVEETRRHPHVRLGGSPRAAIAIMQLARALAFIEGRDYVIPDDVKRVAKPALRHRIILKPEARVEGISSDDVVDDVLDKIRPP from the coding sequence ATGATTGCCAACGGGCATGTAATGCTTGAGGGGGTTCCTGGTGTCGCGAAGACGACTATAGCTAAAGCTATTGCTTCTGCTTTCAACTTGGAGTTCAAGCGTATACAGTTTACACCTGATCTATTGCCAAGCGATATCATTGGGACAATGGTTTACAAAGGAGGGGTGTTCGAGTTCCATAAAGGCCCTATTTTCGCGAACATAGTTCTTGTCGACGAGATTAATCGTGCTAGCCCTAAGACGCAGTCGGCTCTACTGGAGGCAATGCAGGAGAGACAAGTAACGGTATGGGGTAAGACCTACAAGTTACCCGACCCCTTCATCGTGCTTGCTACACTTAACCCTGTAGAGTACGAGGGTGTCTACCCGCTCTCAGAGGCACAGATCGATAGGTTCTTGGCCAAGATAATTATTGGTTATCCCACGCGTGACGAAGCAGTGGAGATTCTCGATAGGCTAAAGACTATTGAGGAGTGGCCTATAGAGCCTATTGCATCCGGGAAAGACATTATTTATGCTCGTGAGAAACTATGGGAAGTCCATGTGGACCGTAATATAAAGTATTATATCGTTGATATTGTTGAGGAGACTCGTAGGCATCCGCATGTACGTCTTGGTGGTTCACCGCGTGCAGCAATAGCAATAATGCAGCTTGCACGTGCACTAGCTTTCATCGAGGGAAGAGATTATGTTATACCAGATGACGTTAAGAGGGTTGCCAAGCCAGCTCTACGTCACCGTATTATACTGAAGCCTGAGGCTCGTGTAGAGGGTATATCAAGCGATGACGTCGTGGATGATGTGCTTGACAAGATAAGACCCCCATAG
- a CDS encoding DUF58 domain-containing protein yields the protein MPVITTRGIALFFASVFLVIVGLAGIGWPVTLVVGSSLLVFMYMAYILARGYEDVVDSLVVERFLSKQNVVEGEEVDVILKISDILGYGVPRLDVVDHAPRRVRIIGRNYGSLYIERRGTATLSYRVKPCFGTISFNEVELVARDLFGLFGYKKIVNVPGVLRVTPSYTSVKELVVKSTYYTFGVSPSRRKGVGYEFFELRDYQPGDDFRKIVWSAVARTGKLIVREDEAEVQLKTMLFLDLSQDTWVGIECCMGADYVVKTALAITDLMAKRGDVVGYTLFLGDKWITRPPARAPEALEKLLIDSSIVSMEETSGRDNLARALYDTVGYLDNGLLVVISSWGFYRRSVVDILVDVLSKTGCRAVVLTIMPVLEGIKVLEGLWSIEKIYYRMVGEKLLSIGVPLFIARNWSQVAGFLRFLEEVRTSSGL from the coding sequence TTGCCTGTTATAACAACCCGTGGTATAGCACTATTCTTCGCCTCGGTGTTCCTAGTTATAGTTGGGCTTGCTGGTATCGGATGGCCTGTCACACTGGTTGTTGGCTCCAGCCTCTTGGTGTTCATGTATATGGCCTATATACTGGCTAGAGGATACGAGGATGTTGTCGATAGTCTTGTTGTTGAAAGGTTTCTTAGTAAACAAAATGTTGTTGAAGGCGAGGAAGTTGATGTCATACTGAAGATCAGTGATATTCTGGGCTACGGTGTTCCTCGTCTAGACGTTGTTGATCATGCTCCACGTCGTGTTAGGATCATAGGTAGGAACTATGGGTCTCTCTACATTGAGCGTAGAGGAACAGCTACTCTATCGTATAGAGTGAAGCCTTGTTTCGGGACAATATCTTTTAATGAAGTAGAGCTTGTTGCCCGCGACTTATTTGGCTTGTTCGGGTACAAGAAGATAGTTAATGTGCCCGGTGTGCTCAGGGTTACACCTTCCTATACTAGTGTCAAAGAACTAGTTGTTAAATCAACATACTATACTTTCGGTGTCTCACCGTCTAGGAGGAAAGGTGTAGGCTACGAGTTCTTCGAGTTACGTGACTATCAGCCTGGGGATGACTTCAGGAAGATAGTGTGGAGTGCTGTAGCTAGAACAGGAAAGCTTATCGTGCGTGAAGACGAGGCTGAAGTACAGTTGAAGACAATGTTGTTCCTTGATCTCTCGCAGGATACTTGGGTTGGTATAGAGTGTTGTATGGGTGCTGACTACGTTGTTAAGACAGCTCTCGCCATAACAGACCTCATGGCCAAGAGGGGTGATGTTGTTGGCTACACGTTGTTCCTAGGCGATAAATGGATCACGAGACCTCCCGCAAGGGCTCCAGAGGCTCTCGAGAAGCTATTGATCGACTCCTCTATAGTCTCTATGGAGGAGACTAGTGGACGCGACAATCTCGCCAGAGCACTCTATGATACCGTCGGGTATCTCGATAATGGTTTACTAGTGGTCATTAGCTCGTGGGGGTTCTACAGGAGAAGTGTTGTAGATATTCTCGTCGATGTCTTGTCTAAGACAGGGTGTAGAGCTGTTGTATTAACTATAATGCCTGTGCTAGAGGGTATCAAGGTTCTAGAGGGCTTGTGGAGTATTGAGAAAATATACTATCGTATGGTTGGAGAGAAGCTGTTGTCTATAGGTGTACCGTTGTTTATTGCTAGGAACTGGAGCCAGGTAGCCGGGTTCCTCAGGTTCCTGGAAGAGGTGAGGACTAGTAGTGGATTATAG
- a CDS encoding type II toxin-antitoxin system VapC family toxin encodes MEENRLYDTSAVIELIAHRNTQLIPGYVSILTTIEYPPVIMHVAKILYPSKQDYKLAIVWQTKLRKIGTPLPAIDLVIAAQAYNNELELVTLDKHFRIIKEKLAPDLKLTENI; translated from the coding sequence ATGGAGGAGAATAGACTCTACGACACAAGCGCGGTAATAGAGCTCATAGCACATAGGAATACGCAACTGATACCAGGATATGTATCCATACTAACAACCATAGAATACCCACCAGTAATAATGCATGTAGCAAAAATACTGTATCCAAGCAAACAGGATTATAAACTAGCTATAGTGTGGCAAACAAAACTACGTAAAATAGGTACTCCCCTACCAGCAATAGACTTAGTAATAGCAGCACAAGCATATAATAACGAGCTAGAACTCGTAACACTGGATAAACACTTCAGGATAATAAAGGAAAAACTAGCACCCGATCTCAAATTAACAGAGAACATTTAA
- a CDS encoding flavodoxin family protein encodes MKIALVYYSRTRNTEHVARVLTETLSSRGVLVDLYVVRPLREYGRPLHLNPRLLYDTLVRKGTSIKIEPCEFRAEKYDVVVVASPIWCDTLAAPVQEFLRRHITVEKPLVVVTTSLLQTSYSRIERVVEKITGRKPVFHINIPVAMVKDENKLKQVVQEITERITRIHVSRGTIRRDV; translated from the coding sequence ATGAAGATTGCACTAGTGTACTATTCTAGAACCAGGAATACTGAACATGTGGCCAGGGTTTTGACTGAGACTTTGTCTAGTAGGGGCGTTCTAGTCGACCTTTATGTGGTCAGGCCCTTGAGGGAGTATGGGAGACCTCTTCATCTTAACCCTAGGCTTCTCTACGATACTCTCGTGAGGAAGGGTACTAGCATAAAGATAGAGCCCTGTGAGTTTAGAGCTGAAAAATACGATGTTGTCGTCGTGGCTTCTCCTATTTGGTGTGATACACTAGCTGCTCCTGTTCAAGAGTTCCTGAGGAGACACATTACTGTGGAGAAGCCCTTGGTAGTTGTCACGACGAGTTTACTGCAGACAAGCTACTCTAGGATAGAACGCGTTGTCGAGAAGATTACTGGGCGTAAACCAGTGTTCCACATCAACATCCCCGTGGCTATGGTCAAGGATGAGAACAAGCTTAAACAAGTAGTCCAAGAGATCACGGAGAGGATAACGAGGATACATGTCTCCCGAGGAACAATCAGAAGAGACGTTTGA